The following proteins are co-located in the Acidobacteriota bacterium genome:
- a CDS encoding D-cysteine desulfhydrase yields the protein MKPLSSFPRRTYVTQPTPLQPAPRLSRLLGGPEIFIKRDDLLPGAGGGNKTRKLEFSIGDALAQGADTLITSGAIQSNHCRLTLSWARVEGLECHLVLQEPAPGAFDPEAGGNNFLYQLLGADSLRIVSGREEGPLAMERLAGECRERGRKPYLIPVGGSTPVGATGYAACALELISQFRELDLRVNHLVVPSGSAGTQAGLLAGFHGADHSLAVTGVNVSRGRDLQEPSVYELALATASRLGVEAPVPRESVDCNGDYLGPGYALPTPEMMEAVGLVARSEGILLDPVYTGKAMAGTIDLIRKGVFRKGETLVFVHTGGSPALYVHMDAFRKRFPPPPATDSAGIER from the coding sequence TTGAAGCCACTATCGTCATTTCCCCGAAGAACGTACGTTACGCAGCCGACGCCCCTGCAGCCGGCTCCCCGCCTGTCGCGATTGCTGGGCGGTCCGGAGATCTTCATCAAGCGGGACGACCTGCTGCCGGGAGCGGGCGGCGGGAACAAGACCCGCAAGCTGGAGTTTTCCATCGGTGACGCTCTGGCCCAGGGCGCGGATACCCTCATCACCAGCGGCGCGATTCAATCCAACCACTGCCGGCTGACCCTCTCCTGGGCCCGGGTGGAGGGACTCGAGTGCCACCTGGTGCTCCAGGAACCGGCGCCCGGCGCCTTCGATCCCGAGGCCGGCGGCAACAATTTCCTCTACCAGTTGCTGGGGGCGGACAGCCTCCGGATCGTCTCCGGAAGGGAAGAGGGGCCTCTCGCCATGGAGCGGTTGGCCGGCGAGTGCCGGGAGCGGGGACGGAAGCCCTATCTGATTCCAGTCGGAGGATCCACCCCGGTCGGCGCCACCGGTTACGCCGCCTGCGCCCTGGAGCTGATCTCCCAGTTTCGGGAGCTGGACCTGCGGGTGAACCACCTGGTGGTTCCCAGCGGAAGCGCCGGGACCCAGGCGGGCCTCCTGGCCGGATTCCACGGCGCCGATCACTCGCTCGCCGTGACCGGCGTCAACGTGAGCCGCGGCCGGGATCTGCAGGAGCCGAGCGTCTACGAGCTGGCCCTGGCGACCGCCTCCCGGCTGGGCGTCGAAGCCCCGGTCCCCAGGGAATCGGTGGACTGCAACGGCGACTACTTGGGCCCTGGATATGCCCTGCCGACGCCGGAGATGATGGAAGCCGTCGGGCTCGTGGCCCGCTCCGAGGGAATCCTCCTGGACCCGGTCTACACCGGCAAGGCCATGGCCGGGACCATCGACCTGATCCGCAAGGGGGTCTTCCGCAAGGGGGAGACGCTGGTCTTCGTCCACACCGGGGGCTCGCCGGCTCTCTACGTCCACATGGACGCGTTTCGGAAGAGGTTCCCTCCGCCGCCGGCGACCGATTCGGCCGGCATCGAAAGGTAG
- a CDS encoding DUF1501 domain-containing protein — translation MRNLSPAPFAGFDRRRFLQLSAAALTAWRSPEPQLLAAPSPSPRADSMILLWMAGGMAQTETFDPKRYTPFEPGIESKRVLSTFPAIDTVVDGIRLSSGLDRLARVMDRATLIRSHRLGDLGFILHSRHQYHWHTGYAPPLSVAAPHLGSVVARTLGPRHPDVPAFVDIGQDMEIGAESDSLKAFHTAGFLGAEYGPMLIPDPAAAAGAMRPPQGVDRTRAARRYRAYRRLVAESPVLQQGTTYQQESLLRYLDKAHRLVDSPAAAAFDLSREPESSHRSYGAARFGQGCLLARRLVEAGVRFVEVTTGYIPFRYFDTHENGHERMVHLKRSIDGPIAQLVLDLEERGLLDRTVVVVASEFGRDALIEGKPDLGVRQQIEVPDRMTEPRHYGMHRHFTEASSVLVFGGGFKQGFLYGRTDDERPCRVVENPVSIEDLHATLYAALGIPPDQAYVVEKRPFFVTKDGRGKPVQELFA, via the coding sequence GTGCGGAACTTGAGTCCGGCCCCTTTCGCAGGCTTCGACCGCAGACGATTCCTCCAGCTTTCAGCCGCGGCGCTAACGGCCTGGCGAAGTCCGGAACCGCAGCTCTTGGCGGCGCCGTCCCCCTCCCCTCGGGCCGACTCCATGATTCTGCTCTGGATGGCCGGGGGCATGGCGCAGACCGAGACCTTCGACCCCAAGCGCTACACCCCGTTCGAACCCGGTATCGAGTCCAAACGGGTTCTGAGCACGTTTCCCGCCATCGACACGGTGGTGGACGGCATTCGACTCTCCAGCGGCCTGGACCGCCTGGCCCGGGTGATGGACCGGGCCACCCTGATCCGGAGTCACCGTCTGGGAGACCTGGGCTTCATCCTTCACTCCCGCCACCAGTATCACTGGCACACCGGCTACGCGCCGCCCCTCTCGGTGGCGGCTCCCCACCTGGGGTCGGTGGTGGCCCGGACGCTGGGGCCCCGCCATCCGGACGTGCCCGCATTCGTGGACATCGGACAGGACATGGAGATCGGCGCGGAGAGCGACTCGCTCAAGGCCTTCCATACCGCCGGGTTCCTGGGCGCCGAGTACGGGCCCATGCTGATCCCGGATCCGGCGGCCGCGGCCGGAGCCATGCGGCCGCCCCAAGGCGTGGACCGGACCCGCGCCGCGCGGCGTTACCGCGCCTATCGCCGGCTGGTGGCCGAGAGTCCGGTGCTTCAACAAGGGACCACCTACCAGCAGGAGTCGCTGCTCCGCTACCTGGACAAGGCCCACCGCCTGGTGGATTCTCCCGCAGCCGCGGCCTTCGACCTGTCCCGGGAGCCCGAGAGTAGTCACCGAAGTTACGGCGCCGCCCGCTTCGGCCAGGGCTGCCTGCTGGCCCGGCGGCTCGTGGAAGCGGGAGTCCGGTTCGTGGAGGTCACCACCGGATACATCCCTTTTCGCTACTTCGACACGCACGAGAACGGCCACGAACGCATGGTCCACCTCAAGCGGAGCATCGACGGTCCCATCGCCCAACTGGTCCTGGACCTTGAAGAGCGCGGGCTTCTGGATCGGACGGTCGTGGTCGTGGCCAGCGAGTTCGGCCGGGACGCCCTCATCGAGGGCAAGCCGGACCTGGGGGTGAGGCAGCAGATCGAGGTCCCGGACCGGATGACCGAGCCGCGCCACTACGGCATGCACCGGCATTTCACCGAAGCCTCCTCGGTGCTGGTTTTCGGTGGCGGATTCAAGCAGGGCTTCCTCTACGGGAGGACCGACGACGAGCGCCCCTGTCGCGTGGTGGAGAATCCGGTCTCCATCGAGGACCTGCACGCCACCCTCTATGCCGCCTTGGGCATTCCGCCGGATCAAGCCTACGTGGTGGAGAAGCGGCCCTTCTTCGTCACCAAGGACGGCCGCGGAAAACCGGTCCAAGAGCTGTTTGCCTGA
- a CDS encoding ABC transporter substrate-binding protein translates to MTDLHPGMLRSALFLVMALLLVPCPSMAATGVYADKVIFGQSACLTGPNRDLGNYYRSGILAAFGEWNARGGVNGRSLQLITHDDGYEPDQAAANAERFVAEDDVLAIVGGVGTPTAKRIAPVLRAAGIPFVGHVTGAGFLRDAEHFPNIVNLRASYEEEILMLVDYAVRKQGKSRFGIIYQDDAFGRSGLRGYKVALKEHGLPLLAKAAFSRNTHAVHASLFTLAKADLDFVLLVGTYTTNADIINMANSLGHDYIMANLSFVLSYELKQRIEMPSSEVVVTEVVPDPTDANSRIVRNFRRALRSESQRAGKSVRPAANEVSLEGYMLGRFVIAVLERMGEELTREHFLEQALRSGPVDIDDWKVEFEPGTNAGSNFIRLTAFGGN, encoded by the coding sequence ATGACTGACTTGCATCCCGGGATGCTTCGATCAGCGCTGTTCCTGGTAATGGCGTTGCTGCTGGTCCCGTGTCCGTCGATGGCGGCGACCGGCGTGTACGCGGATAAGGTCATCTTCGGGCAGAGCGCCTGTTTGACGGGGCCGAACAGGGATCTGGGGAACTACTACCGGTCGGGCATCCTCGCGGCGTTCGGGGAATGGAACGCTCGGGGGGGAGTCAACGGCAGGTCGTTGCAGTTGATCACCCACGACGACGGCTATGAACCGGACCAGGCGGCGGCGAACGCGGAGAGATTCGTCGCCGAGGACGATGTGTTGGCCATCGTCGGCGGCGTGGGAACGCCGACGGCGAAGCGCATCGCTCCAGTGCTGAGAGCGGCCGGGATTCCCTTTGTGGGCCACGTTACGGGCGCGGGATTTCTGCGCGACGCCGAGCACTTTCCGAATATCGTCAATCTGCGGGCGAGCTACGAGGAAGAAATCCTCATGTTGGTGGACTACGCCGTTCGCAAACAAGGCAAGAGCCGGTTCGGCATTATCTATCAGGACGACGCCTTCGGCCGTTCGGGGTTGAGGGGCTACAAGGTGGCGCTCAAGGAGCACGGTCTTCCCCTCTTGGCGAAAGCGGCCTTCTCACGCAACACGCATGCCGTCCATGCAAGCCTCTTTACCTTGGCGAAGGCCGATCTCGATTTCGTTCTGCTCGTCGGGACCTATACCACCAATGCGGATATCATCAACATGGCGAACAGCTTGGGACATGACTACATCATGGCCAATCTGTCCTTTGTTCTGTCCTATGAATTGAAGCAGAGAATTGAGATGCCGAGTAGCGAAGTCGTGGTGACCGAAGTCGTGCCGGACCCGACAGACGCGAACAGTCGAATCGTTCGAAATTTTCGACGCGCCCTTCGATCGGAGAGCCAACGAGCGGGGAAATCCGTTCGACCGGCGGCCAATGAGGTGTCTTTGGAGGGCTATATGCTTGGCCGCTTTGTCATCGCCGTGCTGGAGCGCATGGGTGAGGAATTGACGCGCGAGCACTTTCTTGAGCAGGCATTGCGGTCCGGCCCCGTGGACATTGATGACTGGAAGGTTGAATTCGAGCCTGGGACGAATGCCGGATCGAATTTCATCAGGTTGACCGCATTCGGTGGCAACTAA
- a CDS encoding protease modulator HflK has translation MNEQQSIPPSTRVIYAVFDFCGLHRKKFLAGLASAVALGILASGIYIIKKEEEGVRTRFGRVVDAAVGPGIGYRIPLIERMHIRKVKRIVGYRIASRNGDTINFTVLSGDTNLLEVDVAIQYKIRNLKQYLFAASDPRALLTVLVREELINILGQHFVDLIMTSNRDLIQQHLLDVVIGRLETLAVGIDLVALKLVSVRPIPETLAAFRDVNDAIAEREQAVSAANRKRERLVARSKGQADALILNAKASARERVVQARSSAGVFRALLDEYRKDPTQVAITRYWQRMREVFTEASLSMVNPGGASTIDINMIDGAAGFTPAQIALEAPPSRVAAAEGRLPSSTALPNVHTLETVGKDRPVLDGQFHKEHTERDHATGVNPRSLIFDSPSIFSHRHLKSHSGGVGQPVDQKPMVDVIADEGAEDNKPAREK, from the coding sequence ATGAACGAGCAGCAATCAATTCCGCCGAGCACGCGGGTCATATACGCCGTATTTGACTTTTGCGGCCTCCACCGCAAGAAATTTCTTGCGGGCCTTGCCTCCGCTGTCGCGCTCGGCATTCTGGCCAGTGGCATCTACATCATCAAGAAGGAGGAGGAGGGCGTCCGTACCCGCTTCGGGCGAGTGGTCGATGCGGCGGTCGGTCCGGGCATCGGCTACCGCATCCCACTCATCGAACGGATGCATATCCGCAAGGTCAAGAGAATCGTCGGATACCGGATAGCGAGCAGGAACGGCGATACGATCAACTTCACGGTCCTGTCCGGAGACACGAACCTGCTCGAAGTGGACGTGGCCATTCAGTACAAGATCCGTAATCTGAAGCAGTACCTGTTCGCGGCTTCCGACCCCCGCGCGTTGCTCACGGTGCTGGTACGGGAAGAGTTGATCAATATTCTGGGGCAGCACTTTGTTGACCTGATTATGACTTCGAATCGCGATCTCATTCAACAGCATCTGCTGGACGTGGTGATCGGACGCCTCGAAACTCTGGCTGTCGGGATCGATCTCGTCGCGCTCAAGCTCGTCAGCGTGCGTCCGATCCCGGAGACTCTGGCTGCATTCCGGGACGTCAACGACGCAATCGCGGAACGCGAGCAAGCCGTAAGCGCAGCAAATCGCAAGAGGGAACGGTTGGTTGCCCGCAGCAAGGGGCAGGCCGACGCGTTGATATTGAATGCAAAGGCGAGCGCCCGGGAACGAGTTGTTCAGGCGCGAAGCAGCGCCGGGGTCTTCAGGGCGTTGCTGGATGAATATCGGAAGGATCCGACACAGGTCGCCATCACGCGTTATTGGCAGCGCATGCGCGAGGTCTTTACCGAGGCAAGCCTGTCGATGGTAAACCCGGGTGGGGCTTCGACTATCGACATCAACATGATTGACGGCGCAGCCGGATTCACCCCGGCACAGATTGCGTTGGAAGCGCCGCCTTCGAGGGTTGCCGCTGCTGAGGGGCGGTTGCCGAGTTCGACCGCGCTACCCAACGTGCACACTCTGGAAACCGTCGGGAAGGACAGGCCCGTGCTGGATGGGCAGTTCCATAAGGAGCACACGGAGCGTGACCACGCAACGGGGGTCAATCCCCGGTCGCTCATATTCGATTCGCCCTCAATATTCTCCCATCGTCACCTCAAGAGTCACTCCGGAGGCGTCGGGCAGCCGGTCGACCAGAAGCCGATGGTGGATGTGATCGCTGATGAGGGCGCAGAGGACAACAAACCTGCAAGGGAAAAATAG